From a single Gammaproteobacteria bacterium genomic region:
- a CDS encoding shikimate kinase — translation MTAPQRIFLIGPPGAGKTAVGRRLAGLLDYEFVDVDHYIEQRTGVDIPLIFDKEGEAGFRHRETTALDELTRRENVVVATGGGAVLAEPNRQVLRQRGYLVYLKTSLDQQYERTRSSKNRPLLHDDDPRARLEELMEIRGPLYEELAHLQICTDRRYVKSVAREIHRHLSGP, via the coding sequence ATGACTGCTCCACAACGCATTTTCCTGATTGGTCCGCCCGGCGCCGGCAAGACCGCGGTTGGCCGCCGCCTGGCAGGCCTGCTCGACTATGAATTCGTCGATGTCGACCACTACATCGAGCAGCGCACCGGTGTAGACATACCGCTGATCTTTGACAAGGAAGGCGAAGCCGGCTTTCGTCACCGCGAGACCACCGCCCTCGATGAACTGACCCGGCGCGAAAACGTAGTTGTTGCAACCGGTGGCGGTGCCGTACTGGCCGAGCCCAATCGCCAGGTCCTGCGCCAGCGTGGCTATCTGGTCTACCTCAAGACCTCGCTGGACCAGCAGTACGAGCGGACCCGGAGCAGCAAAAACCGCCCATTGCTGCACGACGACGACCCGCGTGCGCGGCTGGAGGAACTGATGGAAATTCGCGGGCCGCTTTACGAGGAACTCGCGCACCTGCAGATTTGCACCGACCGCCGCTACGTCAAGTCCGTTGCCCGCGAAATTCACCGTCATTTATCAGGCCCATAG